A DNA window from Sphingomonas changnyeongensis contains the following coding sequences:
- a CDS encoding RNA-binding S4 domain-containing protein: MTSPGAESLRLDKYLWFARLTKTRAAAQLLCAEGRMRLGGRLVDRAHLAVRVGDVLTFALHGRVRVIRILALPARRGPAAEAALCYVEIGDAVDGREPPT; encoded by the coding sequence ATGACGTCACCGGGCGCGGAGTCGCTCCGGCTCGACAAATATCTGTGGTTTGCGCGGCTGACCAAGACGCGGGCGGCCGCGCAGCTGCTGTGCGCCGAGGGGCGGATGCGGCTGGGCGGCCGCCTGGTCGACCGTGCCCATCTGGCGGTGCGCGTCGGCGATGTGCTGACCTTTGCCCTGCACGGGCGGGTGCGGGTGATCCGTATCTTGGCGCTGCCCGCGCGCCGCGGGCCGGCGGCGGAGGCGGCGCTCTGCTACGTCGAGATCGGCGATGCGGTTGACGGACGCGAGCCGCCGACATAG
- the fdxA gene encoding ferredoxin FdxA, with product MTYVVTDACIRCKYMDCVEVCPVDCFYEGENMLVINPSECIDCGVCEPECPAEAILPDTENGLEKWLELNATFSAQWPNVTRNRGAPDDADEFKGVEGKYEKYFSPEPGQGD from the coding sequence ATGACCTACGTCGTCACCGACGCCTGCATTCGCTGCAAATATATGGACTGCGTCGAGGTCTGCCCGGTCGATTGTTTCTACGAAGGCGAGAACATGCTGGTGATCAATCCCAGCGAGTGCATCGACTGCGGCGTGTGCGAACCCGAATGCCCTGCCGAGGCCATCCTGCCCGACACCGAAAACGGCCTCGAAAAATGGCTGGAGCTGAACGCCACCTTCTCCGCCCAGTGGCCGAACGTGACCCGCAACCGCGGCGCGCCGGACGATGCCGACGAGTTCAAGGGCGTCGAGGGCAAGTATGAGAAGTATTTCTCGCCGGAGCCCGGCCAGGGCGACTGA
- a CDS encoding CarD family transcriptional regulator — protein sequence MAAKALSFDVGDYVVYPKHGVGRVIELQRQEIAGASLELYVLRFEKERMTLRVPTNKAESVGMRKLSSDKTLREALDTLKGKPKVKRTMWSRRAQEYEAKINSGDLVSIAEVVRDLFRADDQPEQSYSERQIFEAAASRLARELAAMEQTDEPSAMKKLLEILNKAAAIYNKAKDSAGE from the coding sequence ATGGCTGCCAAGGCGCTCAGCTTCGATGTTGGCGATTATGTTGTGTATCCCAAGCATGGCGTCGGTCGGGTGATCGAGCTGCAGCGGCAGGAAATCGCGGGGGCGAGCCTCGAACTTTACGTGCTGCGCTTCGAAAAGGAGCGGATGACCCTGCGCGTGCCGACCAACAAGGCCGAGAGCGTGGGCATGCGCAAGCTGTCGTCGGACAAGACGCTGCGCGAAGCGCTCGATACGCTCAAGGGCAAGCCCAAGGTCAAGCGCACCATGTGGTCGCGCCGCGCCCAGGAATATGAAGCCAAGATCAACTCGGGCGATCTGGTGTCGATCGCCGAGGTGGTGCGCGACCTGTTCCGCGCCGACGACCAGCCCGAGCAGAGCTATTCCGAGCGCCAGATTTTCGAAGCCGCGGCCAGCCGCCTCGCCCGCGAACTCGCGGCGATGGAGCAGACCGACGAGCCGAGCGCGATGAAGAAGCTGCTCGAGATCCTGAACAAGGCGGCGGCGATCTACAACAAGGCCAAGGACAGCGCCGGCGAATAA
- a CDS encoding GIN domain-containing protein — MRALLPAALLCFAASPAAAAERGYSITSFDRIRVEGPFAITLATGRPVSARASGSPQALDRVQLRVEGRTLLVRAGPAWGGAPRGDSGPIALTLTTPELSTAILLGSGRLAIDRMRGARLVLTVEGSGGLSVGTLETDTLVMGISGAGRIEAAGRARMANVLARGAADIRAAGLQVVDLVVTSQSAGAVALSATRSARVTASGLGPVEIGGGAACTVAQTGAGPVRCGSD; from the coding sequence GTGCGGGCCTTGCTGCCTGCCGCGCTGCTGTGTTTCGCCGCCAGCCCCGCGGCTGCGGCCGAGCGCGGCTACAGCATCACCAGTTTCGACCGGATCCGTGTCGAAGGCCCGTTCGCCATCACGCTGGCAACCGGCAGGCCGGTATCGGCGCGGGCGTCCGGCAGCCCGCAGGCGCTCGACCGGGTGCAGCTGCGCGTCGAGGGGCGGACCCTGCTGGTCCGCGCCGGCCCGGCCTGGGGCGGCGCGCCGCGGGGCGATTCGGGGCCCATCGCGCTCACCCTCACCACCCCCGAACTCTCGACCGCGATCCTGCTCGGCAGCGGCAGGCTGGCGATCGACCGGATGCGCGGCGCGCGGCTGGTGCTGACGGTCGAAGGCAGTGGCGGGCTGAGCGTCGGGACGCTCGAGACCGACACGCTCGTGATGGGCATTTCCGGCGCGGGACGGATCGAGGCCGCCGGGCGCGCGCGCATGGCAAATGTGCTGGCGCGCGGTGCCGCCGACATCCGCGCCGCCGGGCTGCAGGTCGTCGATCTGGTCGTCACCAGCCAGAGCGCCGGGGCCGTCGCCCTGTCGGCCACGCGCAGCGCGCGGGTGACGGCATCGGGGCTGGGGCCGGTGGAGATCGGCGGCGGGGCGGCCTGCACCGTTGCGCAGACCGGCGCGGGGCCGGTGCGCTGCGGATCAGATTAG
- a CDS encoding DUF1489 family protein: MLHLTKVAVGAPSLDALCAAMAARTMGGEVFVTTRNRPTRHAELIGGSIYWIIKHRLVARQTIIGFGDDAGRCAIRLDPRVVPVRAQPRRAHQGWRYLAAADAPADFTGVDADAALPEALLRELAELALI; encoded by the coding sequence ATGCTGCATCTGACCAAGGTCGCGGTCGGCGCGCCCTCGCTCGACGCGCTGTGCGCGGCGATGGCGGCGCGGACGATGGGGGGCGAGGTGTTCGTCACCACCCGCAACCGCCCGACCCGCCATGCCGAGCTGATCGGCGGGTCGATCTACTGGATCATCAAGCACCGGCTGGTCGCGCGCCAGACGATCATCGGCTTTGGCGACGATGCCGGGCGCTGCGCGATCCGGCTCGATCCGCGCGTCGTGCCGGTGCGCGCCCAGCCGCGCCGCGCGCATCAGGGCTGGCGCTATCTGGCCGCCGCCGACGCCCCGGCCGATTTCACCGGCGTCGACGCCGATGCCGCCCTGCCCGAAGCGCTGCTGCGCGAACTGGCCGAACTCGCGCTAATCTGA
- the mgtE gene encoding magnesium transporter, whose protein sequence is MNETELGSIDATGQLDADDRLKPEFVRSVIDRVEAGDADGARALVQPLHPADIADLFELAPAEWRPSLAAAITDLLDGDVFAEMNDYVREELIDALEPAQVADIASELDTDDAVAIIEDMEPDDQREVLRAMEPDDRAAIEEALSYPEESAGRLMQRDLIAVPEHWSVGDVIDYLRGNEDLTTDFWEIFVVDPAHRPAGTCQLSWILRTPRNVAISDVMKREQTLIAVDMDQEEVALRFQKYALISAAVVDGAGRLVGMITVDDIVHIIQQEAGEDILKLSGAGEGDINEPVVESYKSRVRWLIANLATALLASTVISLFEGTIERMVALATLMPIVAGVGGNAGTQTMAVTVRALATNQLTRSNTWRSIAREIRVAVLNGGTVAAVIGLGVSLVFANPQLGLVIAAAMLTNIIVAGMAGVLVPLTLDRLQQDPAVASSVFVTMLTDSMGFFAFLGLATAAGLAG, encoded by the coding sequence ATGAACGAGACCGAACTCGGCAGCATCGATGCGACCGGCCAGCTCGACGCCGATGACCGGCTGAAGCCCGAATTCGTCCGTTCGGTCATCGACCGGGTCGAGGCGGGCGATGCCGATGGCGCGCGCGCGCTGGTCCAGCCGCTGCACCCGGCCGATATCGCCGATCTGTTCGAACTGGCGCCGGCCGAATGGCGTCCGTCGCTTGCCGCCGCGATCACCGACCTGCTCGACGGCGACGTGTTCGCGGAAATGAACGACTATGTCCGCGAAGAGCTGATCGACGCGCTCGAGCCGGCACAGGTCGCCGACATCGCATCGGAACTCGATACCGACGATGCGGTCGCGATCATCGAGGACATGGAACCGGACGACCAGCGCGAAGTGCTGCGCGCGATGGAGCCGGACGACCGCGCGGCGATCGAGGAGGCGCTGTCCTACCCCGAGGAATCAGCCGGGCGGCTGATGCAGCGCGACCTGATCGCCGTGCCCGAACACTGGTCGGTCGGCGACGTCATCGACTATCTGCGCGGCAACGAGGATCTGACCACCGATTTCTGGGAAATCTTCGTCGTCGATCCGGCGCACCGGCCGGCGGGCACCTGCCAGCTCAGCTGGATCCTGCGCACGCCGCGCAACGTGGCGATCAGTGACGTCATGAAGCGCGAACAGACGCTGATCGCCGTCGACATGGATCAGGAGGAAGTGGCGCTGCGCTTCCAGAAATATGCGCTGATCTCCGCCGCCGTGGTCGATGGCGCGGGGCGGCTGGTGGGCATGATCACCGTCGACGACATCGTCCACATCATCCAGCAGGAAGCGGGCGAGGACATTCTGAAGCTGTCGGGCGCGGGCGAAGGCGACATCAACGAGCCGGTGGTCGAAAGCTATAAGAGCCGGGTGCGCTGGCTGATCGCCAATCTGGCGACCGCGCTGCTGGCCTCGACCGTCATCAGCCTGTTCGAAGGGACGATCGAGCGGATGGTCGCGCTCGCCACGCTGATGCCGATCGTCGCGGGCGTGGGCGGCAATGCCGGCACCCAGACCATGGCCGTCACCGTGCGCGCGCTGGCGACCAACCAGCTGACCCGGTCCAACACCTGGCGGTCGATCGCGCGCGAGATCCGGGTCGCGGTGCTCAATGGCGGCACCGTGGCGGCGGTGATCGGGCTGGGCGTGTCGCTGGTGTTCGCCAATCCGCAGCTGGGGCTGGTGATTGCAGCCGCGATGCTGACCAACATCATCGTCGCGGGCATGGCCGGCGTGCTGGTGCCGCTGACGCTCGACCGGCTGCAGCAGGATCCGGCGGTCGCATCGTCGGTATTCGTGACGATGCTGACCGATTCGATGGGCTTTTTCGCCTTTCTCGGGCTGGCGACGGCGGCGGGGCTGGCGGGCTGA
- a CDS encoding peptidylprolyl isomerase, whose amino-acid sequence MAGDTLTFTLDTGGDVVIRLRPDLAPGHVARITELAQEGFYDGVVFHRVIPGFMAQGGDPSGTGMGGSDKPNLKAEFNGEPHVRGVCSMARTNDPHSANSQFFICFDDATFLDRQYTVWGQVIEGMEHVDALPKGEPPRQPGKILKAVIS is encoded by the coding sequence ATGGCCGGAGACACGCTCACCTTCACGCTCGATACCGGCGGCGATGTCGTCATCCGGCTGCGCCCTGACCTGGCACCCGGCCATGTCGCGCGCATCACCGAACTGGCGCAGGAAGGCTTTTACGACGGCGTGGTGTTCCACCGCGTCATTCCGGGCTTCATGGCGCAGGGCGGCGACCCGAGCGGCACCGGCATGGGCGGATCGGACAAGCCCAACCTGAAGGCCGAGTTCAACGGCGAGCCGCATGTTCGCGGCGTCTGCTCGATGGCGCGCACCAACGATCCGCACAGCGCCAACAGCCAGTTCTTCATCTGCTTTGACGATGCGACCTTCCTTGACCGGCAATATACGGTCTGGGGCCAGGTGATCGAAGGCATGGAACATGTCGACGCGCTGCCCAAGGGCGAGCCGCCGCGTCAGCCGGGCAAGATCCTGAAGGCGGTCATTTCCTGA
- the crcB gene encoding fluoride efflux transporter CrcB — translation MNSLFLVMIGGALGAAARFQLGGWAARVFWSGLPWGTLIVNVTGALAMGLVAALAARGLGESGLSEGWRLFLGVGLLGGFTTFSAFSLETVMLIERGAFGWAAAYVAASVVGALAALWLGLRLGQPA, via the coding sequence ATGAACTCCCTCTTCCTCGTCATGATCGGCGGTGCGCTGGGCGCAGCCGCCCGTTTCCAGCTGGGCGGCTGGGCGGCGCGCGTTTTCTGGTCCGGGCTGCCCTGGGGCACGCTCATCGTCAACGTCACCGGCGCGCTCGCCATGGGGCTGGTGGCAGCACTCGCCGCGCGCGGGCTGGGTGAGAGCGGTCTGAGCGAAGGTTGGCGGCTGTTCCTCGGCGTCGGGCTGCTCGGCGGCTTCACCACCTTTTCGGCGTTCAGCCTTGAAACGGTCATGCTGATCGAACGCGGCGCATTCGGCTGGGCCGCCGCCTATGTCGCGGCATCGGTGGTCGGTGCGCTCGCCGCGCTGTGGCTTGGCCTGCGTCTCGGACAGCCGGCATGA
- a CDS encoding RluA family pseudouridine synthase, whose amino-acid sequence MTGEVRSFTVGPDDDGIRLDRWFKRHLPDVSFAQVSRWARTGQLRVDGKRATPGDRIEQGQAIRVPPAEPPQPEKLRPKRARPPLSDDQIAFARDLVIHKDAQAIVIAKPPGLATQGGTKTHEHVDGLLDALQYEAEGRPKLVHRLDKDTSGALLIARTARSAAWFAKSFSSRTARKVYWAIVAGVPSIDDGIIELPIAKQPGTGGEKMHVDDKEGSPARTRYRVIDRAGNRAAWVELQPYTGRTHQLRVHMAAIGHPIIGDGKYGGQDAFLSGGISRKLHLHARRIRIDHPDGGRIDVTAELPDHFAASLATLGFDPADGDLPLDEPRAADAPDARRRAATAAARDRRRARRGERRGRGRG is encoded by the coding sequence ATGACGGGCGAGGTCAGAAGCTTCACCGTCGGGCCCGATGACGACGGCATCCGCCTCGACCGCTGGTTCAAGCGCCATCTGCCCGATGTCAGCTTTGCGCAGGTGTCGCGCTGGGCGCGCACCGGCCAGCTGCGCGTCGACGGCAAGCGGGCGACGCCGGGCGACCGGATCGAACAGGGGCAGGCGATCCGCGTCCCGCCGGCCGAGCCGCCCCAGCCCGAAAAGCTGCGCCCGAAGCGCGCGCGCCCGCCGCTCAGCGACGATCAGATCGCCTTTGCCCGCGACCTTGTGATCCACAAGGACGCGCAGGCGATCGTCATCGCCAAGCCGCCGGGCCTTGCCACCCAGGGCGGCACCAAGACGCATGAGCATGTCGATGGCCTGCTCGATGCGCTGCAATATGAGGCGGAGGGGCGGCCCAAGCTCGTCCACCGGCTCGACAAGGACACGTCGGGCGCGTTGCTGATCGCGCGCACCGCGCGTTCGGCGGCCTGGTTCGCCAAGAGCTTTTCCAGCCGCACCGCGCGCAAGGTCTATTGGGCGATCGTCGCGGGCGTGCCGTCGATCGATGACGGCATAATCGAACTGCCGATCGCCAAGCAGCCGGGCACCGGCGGCGAAAAGATGCATGTCGATGACAAGGAAGGCAGCCCGGCGCGCACCCGTTACCGGGTGATCGACCGGGCGGGCAACCGCGCCGCCTGGGTCGAGCTGCAGCCCTATACCGGCCGCACCCATCAGCTGCGCGTCCATATGGCGGCGATCGGCCATCCGATCATCGGCGATGGCAAATATGGCGGCCAGGACGCGTTTCTGAGCGGCGGGATCAGCCGCAAGCTGCATCTCCACGCCCGGCGCATCCGCATCGACCATCCCGATGGCGGGCGTATCGACGTGACCGCCGAGCTGCCCGATCATTTCGCCGCCAGCCTGGCGACTTTGGGCTTTGATCCCGCCGATGGCGACCTGCCGCTCGATGAGCCGCGCGCCGCCGATGCGCCGGATGCGCGCCGCCGTGCGGCGACTGCCGCCGCGCGCGACCGTCGCCGGGCAAGGCGCGGCGAAAGGCGCGGGCGCGGGCGGGGCTGA
- a CDS encoding HAD-IA family hydrolase: MNRLALFDCDGTLVDSQAAICRAMDDCFAELGLVPPDRHRVRRIVGLSLMEAMRALVPGGDHALHRALTDSYKLAFQRHRGAGLVEEPLFDGIAEALDALAASGWLLGVATGKSDRGLKLCLERHGLAGHFITLQTADRHPSKPDPSMLHAAMAEAGSGPATTVMIGDTVFDMAMAVTGGAHALGVDWGYHDAAELKAAGARAVAVTAADLPGWLEQMA, from the coding sequence GTGAACCGTCTTGCCCTGTTCGATTGCGACGGCACGCTGGTCGACAGCCAGGCCGCGATCTGTCGCGCGATGGACGATTGCTTTGCCGAACTGGGGCTGGTGCCGCCCGACCGGCACCGGGTGCGCCGCATCGTCGGGCTGAGCCTGATGGAGGCGATGCGCGCGCTGGTGCCGGGTGGCGATCATGCGCTGCACCGCGCGCTCACCGACAGCTACAAGCTCGCCTTTCAGCGCCATCGCGGGGCCGGGCTGGTCGAAGAGCCGCTGTTCGACGGGATTGCCGAGGCGCTCGACGCGCTGGCGGCCTCGGGCTGGCTGCTCGGCGTGGCGACCGGCAAGTCGGATCGCGGGCTGAAACTGTGCCTCGAACGCCATGGCCTGGCCGGCCATTTCATCACGCTGCAGACCGCTGACCGCCATCCCTCCAAGCCCGATCCGTCGATGCTCCACGCCGCGATGGCAGAGGCCGGGTCGGGGCCTGCGACCACGGTGATGATCGGTGACACGGTGTTCGACATGGCGATGGCGGTGACGGGCGGCGCCCATGCACTGGGCGTCGATTGGGGCTATCATGATGCCGCCGAACTCAAGGCGGCGGGCGCGCGGGCGGTGGCGGTGACCGCCGCCGATCTGCCCGGCTGGCTGGAGCAGATGGCATGA
- a CDS encoding ATP12 family chaperone protein has product MRLDGRPVRTPGRAPLAVPQPALAAALADEWQAVGEMVDPRAMPLTGLANAAIDIVTPDPARFAAGLARYAETDLLAYRAGHPEPLVARQQAAWDPLIGWAERRYDVTVTLVEGVMHRPQPEASVTRLGAAVAALDPFMLAGLSPVVTIGGSLIAALALIEGAAGADALWDAVMLDELWQEEQWGADDLALAARAARRADWDAAVRFLTLLRG; this is encoded by the coding sequence GTGCGGCTCGACGGGCGGCCGGTGCGCACCCCCGGTCGCGCGCCGCTGGCCGTGCCGCAGCCCGCGCTGGCGGCAGCGCTTGCGGACGAATGGCAGGCGGTGGGTGAGATGGTCGATCCGCGCGCCATGCCGCTCACCGGGCTGGCCAATGCGGCGATCGATATCGTCACGCCCGATCCCGCGCGCTTTGCCGCCGGCCTTGCGCGCTATGCCGAAACCGATCTGCTCGCCTATCGCGCCGGCCATCCGGAGCCGCTGGTCGCGCGCCAGCAGGCGGCGTGGGATCCGCTGATCGGCTGGGCGGAGCGGCGCTATGACGTCACGGTCACATTGGTCGAAGGCGTGATGCACCGCCCCCAGCCAGAGGCAAGCGTCACCCGGCTGGGTGCGGCGGTCGCGGCGCTCGATCCGTTCATGCTCGCCGGCCTGTCCCCGGTCGTCACCATCGGCGGGTCGCTGATCGCGGCGCTGGCGCTGATCGAGGGCGCGGCCGGTGCCGATGCGCTCTGGGATGCGGTGATGCTCGACGAGCTGTGGCAGGAAGAACAATGGGGCGCGGACGATCTTGCGCTTGCCGCCCGCGCCGCGCGCCGCGCCGACTGGGATGCGGCGGTGCGGTTCCTCACGCTACTGCGCGGATGA